One Deltaproteobacteria bacterium genomic window, ACGTCACCACCGACGCGGAAGGGATCGAGATCTGGGAGAACTACGTGGGCCGGGGCTACGCGCTGAGCCGCGAGGAGGAGCTGCGCTGCCTGATCGACGCGGCCCGCCTCGAGGGGCTGCTCCTCGATCCGGTCTACACGGGGAAGGCCTTCTACGGGCTGCTCACCGAGCTGAAGAACGGCCGCGCGCTCGGCGGCCCGGTGGTCTTTCTCCACACGGGCGGCATCTACGGCCTCTTTCCGAAGGCCGCGGAGCTCGCACCGCTCCTCTGAGCGTCCGCCGCGGACCTCACGGCACGTAGTAGAGCGCGCTCGACCGGCCGAGGCTCGGGTAGACCGTCTTCGTCGGCGCGACGTTGCCGGTCACCGTGCGCGCCGAGCTCCAGGTGCGGATCTCCGCCGCGCTGTCCCGCAGGAAGAAGAGCGTGTCGTTCACGACCTGGATGTTCATCGCCTCGGCGGCGTTCGACCCCGTGAGTGACGTCGCCGGGAGCTGCGGCCCGTCGAGCTTCGTCGCGTCGGCCACCGAGTAGACCGTGCCCGTCGCGTCGCGCGAGGAGACGTAGAGGCGGTTGTAGGTCGGGTCGACCCAGACGCCGTGGTTCGACAGACCTCCGCTCGAACCGAGGGCGAGCAGGCTGATCGTCCGCGACGGCGCGAGGCCGTGCGTTCCGGCCAGGCCCCCGAGACCCCTGAAGACCAGCACGTTGCCGTAGTTCGACACGTAGAGCTCGTCGGCGGCCTCGTCGAGGTAGAGCTGCGCCAGATTCCCCCCGAGCCCGGTGCTGGACCCCGTCACCACGACCGTCGGGGCCGTGTTTCCGTTCACCACCGACGCGTTGCTCCACCCCATCAGCCGGCCATTGCGGTTCACCACGTACAGACGGTTTCGCTGCCGGTCGATCGCCACGCCCGTGGGCTGGGAGAGCGTGGTCGCGGCTCCCTCGAGCACCCGCGCGGGAGCGGCGTTCCCGTTCACCGCGCCCGCGCGGTTCCAGATCGTCACGATGTTTCCGCCGAAGTTCGTGGAGTAGATCGTGCCCCCCTTCGGGTCCACGGCGAGGGACGCATACCAGGGCGCGCCGATCCGCGTGGCCGCGCCACGGATGACGCGCGTGCCACCGCGCGCTCCCGTCGGCAGCGCCGCAAAGCAGTCGAAGATCTCGATCGCGTTGTCCCACATGCTCGAGACGAAGAGCGTGTCGCGCAGCTCCACCGTCGGGCGAGCCGCCACCTCGTTCGACGGATTCGACTCCCACCCGTTCGCCCCCACGGCCACGACGACCGCATAGTACGGGGTGCCGTTCGTCAGCCCCGTATGCACGTAGGGGCTGGTCACGGCCGCCACCCGCTGCGCCGTGGTCTTGCTCACGCCCGGAGCGGTTTGCCAGTAGAGGTCGTGGCGCGTGGCGCCCGGCGTCGGGACGAACGCGAGGCGCACGAGCCCGTCACCCGCGCAGGCGGAGAGCCCCGTGGGCGCCGCCGGGGCGTCCTGCACGACCACCGCCGCGGAGGGGACCGAGGGGGGTCCCTCACCCGCCGCGTTGCGGGCCGTCACGGTGAAGGTGTAGGCCGTTCCCACCTGCAGCGACGGAAAGGTCGCGCGGAGCGTGGATGGATCGCGCACGTCCAGGAACAGGTTCCCCGGGCTCCCCCGCACGCCGTAGCCCCCGATCGGGCTCGACCCGCCGTTCGCGGGGGGGATCCAGGTGACCACGAGCGTCCGGGGCGCACCCGGTGCGGCGGTCACCTTCTCCGGAGGCCCTGGTGGCGTCCCTCCCCCAGCCTCGCGCGGCGGCGGCAAGGGACCGTCCGGCTGGAGCAGCCCGTCGACGGGATGCGCGCCCCCGTCGGCGAGGCCCGCCTCACCACCGCGATCTCCGGCTCGTCCGTCGGTCACGGCCCCGTCGGTCGCGGCCCCGTCGGTCACCGAGGCGCCGTCGCCGGTCGGAGGAAGCGCCGGTAGGCTCGAGCAACCCCCGAGCAGGGCCAGCACGCAGAGGCCATTCGGCCAGCGCGAAAGACGCATGCGTCATCTCCCATCCCATCGTTCGGACACCGCGCTACCCGTCCTTGGCGTTCGCGGCGAGGTATTCGAGCGCCGAACCGAGCTCCTTGCGGATGCAGGCGTGCCGATACCGGTTGCGGAAGAACCCCGTGCGCGCCTCCCGGGCCGCCTTGAGTACGGGGATCGCACGTCGGTCTCTGGTCTGCCTGAGCCGCGCGACGACCTG contains:
- a CDS encoding fibronectin type III domain-containing protein, whose product is MRLSRWPNGLCVLALLGGCSSLPALPPTGDGASVTDGAATDGAVTDGRAGDRGGEAGLADGGAHPVDGLLQPDGPLPPPREAGGGTPPGPPEKVTAAPGAPRTLVVTWIPPANGGSSPIGGYGVRGSPGNLFLDVRDPSTLRATFPSLQVGTAYTFTVTARNAAGEGPPSVPSAAVVVQDAPAAPTGLSACAGDGLVRLAFVPTPGATRHDLYWQTAPGVSKTTAQRVAAVTSPYVHTGLTNGTPYYAVVVAVGANGWESNPSNEVAARPTVELRDTLFVSSMWDNAIEIFDCFAALPTGARGGTRVIRGAATRIGAPWYASLAVDPKGGTIYSTNFGGNIVTIWNRAGAVNGNAAPARVLEGAATTLSQPTGVAIDRQRNRLYVVNRNGRLMGWSNASVVNGNTAPTVVVTGSSTGLGGNLAQLYLDEAADELYVSNYGNVLVFRGLGGLAGTHGLAPSRTISLLALGSSGGLSNHGVWVDPTYNRLYVSSRDATGTVYSVADATKLDGPQLPATSLTGSNAAEAMNIQVVNDTLFFLRDSAAEIRTWSSARTVTGNVAPTKTVYPSLGRSSALYYVP